CGTGTTCTACAGAATCGGAGAGGGGATCTACGCCTCCGTCCTCAGCGTTGAGGGCTGCCAGGTTGGTGTCGTCGGGGGAGACTCTGATGACGGCTTCAGGGTTCTCCGCGTGTGCGGGGTTGGTCGGGCTGGCTGCACCCGGGGTACCTGCAACGTGATCGTCGGCAGGTAATTCCTCGGGTGTCAGCGGTTTTGTGTCACTGTTTGTAGCCATGAGCGGGTCCTTTGCTCGGCGTGTCATGAGCCTGAATTTCTACGAGGCCTTGGTGAATGGGTCGGTGGGAAGGTTGGGTCTTCCTCCGATCCGATGGTCATGGCGGGCCGTGGCGCCTCCCCGGGTGCGCGGTCACGGAGCGGGCAGGCGATAGGGATGATGCACCTCTTCTGGTTCGTGGGACGGGGGCGGTTGAAGGCTCCAAACCGTGTTCCGCAGGAATCAACAACATCCGCGCTATGCAACAGAGTGCGCTCCGTCACATCCAAAGTCAAGGGATCCGCGCTCTTTAACAGCAGATTGATATATCAATTGGCTGGAAGTAAAACGTTGCGTATCATGGGTTGCGTTGCGAATAGCGCGTCCCCAGCAAGGGAGGGTAGCGCTAGCGCCGCCTGTAGCCCATCCGGGTACTGATAGTCAGTCCGGCTTCCCGGAGGCCCTCAATAAGCCCAGGCTGGTCCTCCGGTGAGAACCGGAACGCCGGTCCGGAGACGCTGACGGCGGCAATTACGCTTCCGGCGTGGTTGAAGATGGGCACGGCGATGGCAGTGAGGCCAATTTCAAACTCTTCGTGGACAGTGGCGTACCCGTTGCGGGCCACGTCCAGCAGCTGCTTTTCCAGCTCTCCACGGTTGGTGACGGTCCGCGGCGTACGCGCGGGCAAGCCCACGGCCTTGAGAATCTGGTTGCGTTCGTCGGCGGTCAGCGCGGCAAGAAGGACCTTGCCACTGGACGTGGCGTGCAGCGGCGTCAGGCTGCCCACCCAGTCGTAGGTGGCCAGGGTTGAGGGTCCCATGGCCTGGTCCACGTTGACGGCGTAGTTCGATCGCAGGACGGCCAGGTTGACGGTCTCCTTGTACTCGGCCGCCAGCGCCTCCAGGACTTCCCGTGCTTCATGGACCACGCTCAGCCTGCCGGGAATGGAGGATGCCAGGCGGAGGATCCCAAAGCCCAGCTGATACTTGCCGCGCTCACTGTTCTGCCTGACGATGTCCCGGTTGACCAAGGAGCCCACCAGCCTGGACACGGTGGATTTGTGGATGCCCATTTCTTCCGCGATTTCACTGACTCCGGCGTCCCCTTCGCGGGCCAGGATTTCCAGGATCTGGAGCGCACGGTCCACAGATTGGACGCCGCCGCCTTGGGCGTCTGCGTCCTTGTCGATCTCCGGGTTGCTGCGTGCGGCCATGATGCCTCGTGTCGTTGTCCAGGCAGGCCGACCTGGGCTGGTTGCGCTGTCCGGCCTGCACGCTCGTCTTTCCTCATCCTAGACGGAGTTTTGCACGGGCCCTTTCACGCCTGGGGCCTCGCTTCATCTATGCGCTGGGAGCTGTCCATGGAAGCGGCAAGACGGAAACAGGCGCGCCGGCCGCCACCCCTTCGGGGGGA
Above is a genomic segment from Arthrobacter sp. YN containing:
- a CDS encoding IclR family transcriptional regulator: MAARSNPEIDKDADAQGGGVQSVDRALQILEILAREGDAGVSEIAEEMGIHKSTVSRLVGSLVNRDIVRQNSERGKYQLGFGILRLASSIPGRLSVVHEAREVLEALAAEYKETVNLAVLRSNYAVNVDQAMGPSTLATYDWVGSLTPLHATSSGKVLLAALTADERNQILKAVGLPARTPRTVTNRGELEKQLLDVARNGYATVHEEFEIGLTAIAVPIFNHAGSVIAAVSVSGPAFRFSPEDQPGLIEGLREAGLTISTRMGYRRR